In one window of Ruminococcus hominis DNA:
- the mgtE gene encoding magnesium transporter, whose amino-acid sequence MEELNSEILLELLDAREFKKLKEKLENMHPVDIVEVMEEVGERQRVLMFRLLAKEEAAEVFTDMNSDMREDLINALTDSELEEVMEEMYVDDTVDVVEEMPANVVDRLLKATDEETRKKINALLQYPEDSAGSIMNIEYISLRKEMTVEEAILKIRQVGINKETIYTCYVTEKKKLIGSVDVKDLLTVGESRLIEEIMDENVLCARTLDDQEKVAAMIEKYSLVAIPIIDHENCLVGIVTVDDAMTVLQDEATEDISIMAGVTPNEDSYFGTSVFQHAKNRALWLMLLMLSATVSGEILAHYESAMAVMPILITFIPMLMGTSGNCGSQSSTMVIRGIAVGEIEFKEFFKVVFKEIRIAILVGLMLAVVNGIRVYIMYDQDIMLAIAIGITMIAIVCMAKCIGCTLPLFAKKIGLDPALMAAPLISTIMDTCTILMYFAIITAFFKL is encoded by the coding sequence ATGGAAGAATTAAATAGTGAAATATTGCTGGAATTATTAGATGCAAGAGAATTTAAAAAGTTAAAAGAAAAGTTAGAAAACATGCATCCTGTCGATATCGTTGAAGTAATGGAAGAAGTGGGAGAACGTCAGAGAGTTTTGATGTTCCGTTTGCTGGCGAAGGAAGAGGCGGCAGAAGTATTTACAGACATGAACAGTGACATGCGCGAAGATCTGATCAATGCATTGACGGATTCTGAGCTGGAAGAAGTCATGGAAGAGATGTATGTGGATGATACGGTTGATGTCGTAGAAGAGATGCCGGCGAATGTAGTTGATCGTCTTTTGAAGGCGACTGATGAAGAGACACGAAAGAAAATCAATGCACTTTTACAGTATCCCGAAGACAGTGCGGGAAGCATTATGAATATTGAGTATATCAGTCTGCGAAAAGAAATGACCGTAGAAGAGGCTATTTTAAAAATTCGTCAGGTTGGTATTAATAAAGAAACCATTTATACTTGCTATGTGACGGAGAAGAAAAAGCTGATCGGTTCGGTTGATGTAAAAGATCTTTTAACAGTAGGAGAATCCAGACTGATTGAAGAAATTATGGATGAGAATGTATTGTGTGCAAGGACACTGGATGATCAGGAAAAGGTGGCAGCCATGATTGAAAAATATAGTCTGGTAGCGATTCCAATCATCGATCATGAGAATTGTCTGGTTGGAATTGTAACAGTAGATGATGCAATGACGGTGTTGCAGGATGAAGCGACGGAAGATATCAGTATCATGGCCGGTGTTACACCAAATGAAGATTCTTATTTTGGCACATCTGTTTTTCAACATGCGAAGAACAGAGCACTCTGGCTGATGTTGTTGATGTTGTCTGCAACGGTCAGTGGAGAAATACTGGCTCATTATGAGTCGGCGATGGCGGTCATGCCAATTTTGATTACATTTATTCCGATGCTGATGGGAACCAGCGGTAATTGTGGCTCGCAGAGTTCGACGATGGTGATTCGTGGGATAGCTGTCGGGGAGATTGAATTTAAAGAGTTTTTCAAAGTTGTATTTAAGGAAATTCGAATTGCTATATTGGTAGGATTAATGCTGGCAGTTGTAAATGGAATCCGGGTTTATATTATGTATGACCAGGATATAATGCTTGCAATTGCGATTGGAATTACGATGATCGCGATTGTTTGTATGGCAAAGTGTATAGGATGTACATTGCCTTTGTTTGCAAAGAAGATAGGACTTGATCCGGCATTGATGGCAGCACCGTTGATTTCAACGATTATGGATACTTGTACAATTTTGATGTATTTTGCGATTATTACAGCATTTTTTAAATTATAA
- a CDS encoding DegV family protein, whose protein sequence is MSKIAIVTDSNSGITQERGKELGVYVIPMPFYINEELFFEDISLSQEEFYQKLGEDAEISTSQPSPGDVMDLWEKLLKEYDEIVHIPMSSGLSSTCENAISLSMEYDGKVQVVDNKRISVTQEQSVKDALVLRDAGKSAKEIKAILEKEKYESTIYITVDTLKYLKKGGRITAAAAALGTVLNLKPVLTIQGDKLDAFSKVRGLKAAKRTMLKAIEHDIEERFKGKEDQLILGMAYTGNEEAAQEWKEEIQKKFPQYELTSAPLSLSVACHIGPGSLAITCTKKVSL, encoded by the coding sequence ATGAGTAAAATTGCAATAGTAACAGACAGTAATAGTGGAATCACACAGGAAAGGGGGAAGGAGCTGGGAGTTTATGTTATCCCAATGCCATTCTATATTAACGAAGAATTGTTTTTTGAAGACATATCACTTTCACAGGAAGAATTCTATCAGAAATTAGGAGAGGATGCGGAGATATCTACTTCGCAGCCATCTCCCGGAGATGTGATGGATCTGTGGGAAAAATTACTGAAAGAATATGATGAGATTGTACATATCCCGATGTCGAGTGGGCTAAGCAGCACTTGTGAAAATGCAATTTCGTTGTCTATGGAATATGATGGAAAAGTGCAGGTTGTAGACAATAAGCGCATTTCAGTGACACAAGAGCAGTCGGTCAAGGATGCATTGGTATTGCGTGATGCAGGTAAATCAGCAAAAGAAATCAAAGCAATTCTTGAAAAAGAAAAGTATGAGTCAACAATTTATATTACTGTAGATACTTTGAAATATCTAAAAAAGGGTGGAAGAATCACAGCTGCGGCTGCGGCACTTGGAACAGTGTTAAATCTGAAACCGGTACTGACAATCCAGGGTGATAAGTTAGACGCATTTTCAAAAGTGCGAGGATTGAAAGCTGCAAAACGTACAATGCTAAAAGCAATTGAACATGATATCGAAGAGCGCTTTAAAGGAAAAGAAGATCAATTGATTCTTGGTATGGCGTATACAGGAAATGAAGAAGCAGCGCAGGAATGGAAAGAAGAAATTCAGAAAAAATTTCCACAGTATGAACTGACAAGTGCACCATTATCATTGAGTGTGGCATGTCATATCGGACCAGGTTCACTTGCAATAACATGTACAAAGAAAGTAAGCCTGTAA
- a CDS encoding PFL family protein, translated as MINMYEVSETNKMIEQENLDVRTITLGISLLDCIDSNLDELNRKIYEKITTVAKNLVSTGQDIEREFGIPIVNKRISITPISLIGGAACKTPEDYVTIAKTLDKAAKEVGVNFIGGYSALVSKGMTKSEENLIRSIPQALAQTERICSSVNVGSTKTGINMDAVRLCGEIVKATAEATADNDSLGCAKLVVFCNAPDDNPFMAGAFLGVTEADAVINVGVSGPGVVKKALEKVRGKGFEELCETIKKTAFKVTRVGQLVAGEASKRMGIPFGIIDLSLAPTPAVGDSVAEILEEIGLERVGAPGTTAALAMLNDQVKKGGVMASSYVGGLSGAFIPVSEDQGMIDAVNAGSLTLEKLEAMTCVCSVGLDMIAIPGKTSASTISGMIADEMAIGMVNQKTTAVRLIPVIGKDVGDVAEFGGLLGYAPIMPINEFGCEAFISRKGRIPAPIHSFKN; from the coding sequence TGAAGTATCTGAGACAAATAAGATGATCGAACAGGAGAATCTGGATGTCAGAACAATCACACTTGGAATCAGCCTATTAGATTGTATTGATTCTAACCTGGATGAATTGAACCGTAAGATTTATGAGAAAATCACAACAGTGGCAAAAAATCTGGTTTCAACAGGTCAGGATATTGAAAGAGAATTTGGAATCCCAATTGTCAATAAAAGAATTTCTATTACACCTATTTCTTTAATCGGAGGTGCCGCATGTAAGACACCGGAGGATTATGTGACAATAGCCAAAACACTGGATAAAGCAGCAAAAGAAGTTGGCGTTAACTTTATCGGTGGATATTCAGCACTTGTGTCAAAGGGCATGACAAAAAGCGAGGAAAATCTGATCCGTTCAATTCCACAGGCACTCGCACAGACAGAGAGAATCTGTAGTTCAGTGAATGTGGGTTCAACAAAAACAGGAATTAACATGGATGCAGTACGTCTTTGTGGAGAGATTGTGAAAGCAACAGCAGAAGCAACAGCAGATAATGATTCCCTTGGATGTGCAAAATTAGTTGTATTTTGTAATGCACCGGATGACAACCCATTTATGGCGGGTGCATTCTTAGGAGTAACAGAAGCAGATGCAGTGATCAATGTTGGTGTCAGTGGTCCTGGAGTTGTAAAGAAAGCGTTGGAAAAGGTTCGTGGAAAAGGATTTGAAGAACTTTGTGAGACGATTAAAAAGACTGCATTTAAGGTTACAAGAGTAGGACAGCTTGTTGCAGGAGAAGCTTCAAAGCGTATGGGTATTCCATTTGGTATTATCGATTTGTCTCTCGCACCTACGCCGGCAGTTGGAGATAGTGTGGCTGAGATTTTGGAAGAAATCGGATTGGAAAGAGTAGGAGCACCAGGAACGACAGCAGCACTTGCTATGCTTAATGATCAGGTGAAGAAGGGCGGAGTTATGGCTTCTTCTTATGTTGGAGGACTTAGTGGAGCATTCATTCCTGTCAGTGAAGATCAGGGAATGATCGATGCAGTAAATGCAGGTTCGCTTACATTGGAAAAACTTGAGGCAATGACATGTGTATGTTCTGTTGGACTGGATATGATTGCAATCCCTGGAAAAACAAGTGCAAGTACAATCTCAGGTATGATTGCAGATGAGATGGCAATCGGTATGGTCAATCAGAAAACAACAGCAGTACGTCTGATTCCGGTTATTGGTAAAGATGTAGGAGATGTAGCAGAGTTTGGTGGATTACTTGGTTATGCACCAATCATGCCAATCAACGAATTTGGATGCGAGGCATTTATCAGTCGTAAGGGAAGAATCCCAGCTCCAATTCATAGCTTTAAGAACTAA
- the pta gene encoding phosphate acetyltransferase: MGFIDEIKARAKSDIKTIVLPETEDERTYKAAEAVLKEGTAKLILVGSKEQIEKVGAGYDLTGAQIVDPATNDKTEAYIAKLVELRQKKGMTEEQARELLLNNYLYYGVMMVKMGDADGMVSGACHSTADTLRPCLQILKTKPGTKLVSAFFVMVVPDCDMGANGTFIFGDSGLEQNPDPEKLANIALSSAESFKLLTGEEPVVAMLSHSTKGSAKHADVDKVVEATKIAKELNPNVRLDGELQLDAAIVPSVGESKAPGSPVAGHANVLIFPDLDAGNIGYKLVQRLAKAEAYGPLTQGIAAPVNDLSRGCSAEDIEGVIAITAVQAQA, encoded by the coding sequence ATGGGATTTATTGATGAAATCAAAGCAAGAGCAAAATCTGATATTAAAACAATTGTTCTTCCTGAGACAGAAGATGAAAGAACTTACAAAGCAGCAGAGGCAGTTTTAAAAGAAGGAACAGCAAAACTGATTCTCGTTGGTAGCAAAGAACAGATTGAGAAGGTTGGCGCTGGATACGATCTTACAGGAGCTCAGATTGTAGATCCTGCTACAAACGATAAGACAGAAGCATACATAGCAAAATTAGTCGAATTAAGACAGAAAAAAGGTATGACAGAAGAACAGGCAAGAGAATTGCTGTTAAATAACTATTTATATTATGGCGTAATGATGGTAAAAATGGGAGACGCTGACGGAATGGTATCAGGAGCATGCCACTCAACAGCAGACACACTTCGTCCATGCCTGCAGATCTTAAAGACAAAACCAGGTACAAAACTGGTTTCAGCATTCTTCGTAATGGTAGTTCCAGATTGTGATATGGGAGCAAACGGAACATTTATCTTTGGAGATTCAGGACTTGAACAGAATCCGGATCCAGAGAAACTTGCAAATATTGCATTATCTTCAGCAGAATCGTTCAAGCTGTTAACAGGTGAAGAGCCAGTCGTTGCTATGCTTTCACATTCTACAAAGGGAAGTGCAAAACATGCAGATGTAGACAAAGTTGTAGAGGCAACAAAAATTGCAAAAGAATTGAATCCAAATGTACGTCTGGATGGAGAATTGCAGCTTGATGCAGCAATTGTACCTTCAGTAGGAGAGTCTAAAGCACCGGGAAGCCCGGTTGCAGGACATGCTAATGTTTTGATTTTCCCAGATCTTGATGCAGGAAATATCGGATATAAACTTGTTCAGAGACTTGCTAAAGCAGAAGCTTATGGCCCTCTGACACAGGGAATTGCAGCACCGGTTAACGATTTGTCTCGTGGATGTAGTGCAGAAGATATTGAAGGCGTTATCGCTATTACAGCTGTACAGGCTCAAGCATAA
- a CDS encoding nucleotidyltransferase produces the protein MKIVGLITEYNPFHNGHKYHIEQAKKITGADAAIVVMSGDYVQRGMPAIMPKRLRAEMALNCGACAVFELPVCYSTGSAELFALGAVSLLDKLGIVDYLCFGSECNDLQGLQAIADILCEEPTEYKQLLQEALRSGLSFPAARQEALGTIMKTADSSFLLNDPNNILGVEYLKALRRINSNIKPCTIKRQDSHYHDRTLRTTYSSASAIRSLFAYSDSFGTTSEGFHKRGNTRFSGISGELAKQVPSSCFKLLEENHQVLYPISEQDFSLLLKYKLLNKTPEKLIRYADVSEELANRIYANLNNFFDYRQFCELLKTKEVTQTRINRALLHIMLGIKKKEQETYLTDGYHYYAHLLGFRKDCEKVISAISKTGTLPLLTKLYKQDKLSDAGQRMLNQDILASNLYNSVITEKFRTPFKNEYNHGILKL, from the coding sequence ATGAAAATCGTAGGATTAATCACGGAATACAACCCTTTTCACAATGGACACAAATATCATATTGAACAGGCAAAAAAAATAACCGGCGCGGATGCCGCTATCGTTGTTATGAGTGGGGACTATGTACAAAGAGGCATGCCTGCCATTATGCCCAAACGTTTGAGAGCAGAGATGGCATTGAACTGCGGAGCTTGTGCAGTCTTCGAACTTCCCGTCTGCTATTCTACCGGCAGTGCAGAACTATTTGCCCTCGGTGCGGTATCATTATTAGACAAGCTCGGAATCGTTGATTATCTTTGTTTCGGAAGTGAGTGCAATGATTTACAGGGACTCCAGGCAATTGCTGATATTTTATGCGAAGAACCGACAGAATACAAACAGCTTTTACAAGAAGCCCTGCGAAGCGGACTTTCTTTTCCTGCCGCAAGACAAGAAGCACTTGGTACCATTATGAAAACTGCCGATTCTTCTTTTTTATTAAACGATCCAAATAATATTCTTGGTGTAGAATACTTAAAAGCACTCCGACGTATAAACAGCAACATAAAACCTTGCACGATCAAACGGCAGGATTCTCATTACCATGACCGGACACTGCGCACAACATACAGTTCTGCTTCTGCGATCCGTTCACTTTTTGCGTATTCTGATTCCTTTGGCACTACATCAGAAGGTTTTCACAAGCGTGGAAACACACGGTTTTCCGGCATCTCAGGTGAATTAGCAAAACAAGTTCCATCCTCTTGTTTTAAATTATTAGAAGAAAACCATCAGGTTCTTTATCCAATCTCAGAACAGGATTTTTCACTTCTTCTAAAATATAAGCTATTAAACAAAACTCCCGAAAAGCTCATTCGGTATGCTGATGTTTCTGAAGAATTGGCTAATCGTATTTATGCAAATCTGAATAACTTTTTTGATTATCGTCAATTCTGCGAATTGTTAAAAACAAAAGAAGTAACACAGACAAGAATCAATCGTGCACTATTGCATATTATGCTTGGTATTAAAAAGAAAGAGCAGGAAACTTATTTAACTGATGGATATCATTACTACGCACATTTGCTTGGTTTCAGAAAAGATTGTGAAAAAGTAATTTCTGCAATCTCTAAAACCGGAACGCTTCCTTTATTAACAAAGCTTTACAAACAGGACAAGCTTTCAGATGCTGGCCAACGTATGCTAAATCAAGATATTTTAGCTTCAAATTTGTATAATTCTGTAATTACTGAAAAATTCCGGACTCCATTTAAAAACGAGTATAACCACGGCATTTTAAAATTATAA